DNA sequence from the Arthrobacter crystallopoietes genome:
CGCTGCCCTGTTTGGCGAGACAGGAGGAAGCCGGCCCAAATCTGGCAGCACTATTGCACCGATCGATTGCCGAATACTTCATTCCGCCTAGCGCAATTGTGATACTGCGCACTGGATGTGATCGCTCGCGCACTGTCTCAGCCAGAGCCTTCTATGCCCCGTTGGTGCGGCCATATGGTTGCAAAGCACGGCGGATCAAAGCTGATCTGTGCCAGCCCTCGGCGCCCTCGCCAGAAGAAGGTGGCCGAAGGTGTCTCACTTCAAAGGCGATGGACACTGAAAGAACGGACAGGTAAATGACCAATCTCTCCCAGACAGACCCGAAACACGCCAGGCGTCTCCGCGGGGGCTTGATGATGGCCCTGGCAATGCCCGCAGTGCTCGCGCTCTCCGCCTGCGGCGGCGGAGGCTCGTCAAGCGCCGGCGGTAGCGCCGAAGCAGCAGGTACGCAAACCGAGGTGGCCTGCGGCGAAGTTCCGGTTGTCGAGCCCAATGATCCGGAGGGCCTGCTCAAGGACATGCCCGAGCAAGTGAGCGCAGCATTCAACGGCTGGCCCGACAAGGTAGAGGCCAGTGCTTGGGCGGATTTGGAATCAAAGGTGGCCGAGGGGCCGATCAACGTCGGGTATCTGCAACAGGACTCGGGAAGCCCGGTAGCAGCAGCCCTCGCCGCAGAGATCAGGCGTCAGGCCGAAGAGTCGAAGGCCGCAGGCGAGATTGCCGAACTGCTCGTCGAAACGCCCGGCGGCGCTGGTGGCGAAGTAACGGCCGCAGACCAGGTACGTGCCTTCGAGCAGTTGGTGCGAAAGGGCGCGGACATCATTATCGCCCAACCGCTGTCGGGCGAGGCTCTTGTGGGCGCTGTCAACGCGGCCGGCGAAAAGGGAGTGCCCACGGTGACCTTCACCGGTTACGTTGCCTCGCCGTACGCACTGAACATCAGCCCCAACGGCTTTGACGCCGTGGCCCAGCACGTGGCACGCGGCGCGGAAATGATCGGCGGCGAGGGCAACATGCTTATCGTCCAAGGCATCGAGGGCATGACCGTCAACACGACTTCGGTTGAAACGGCCATGAAGGTGGTTGAGCCCTGCGAGGGTATCGAGGTCGTAGGCAGCCCATCCGGCGAGTTCAGCGACCCCGGCGCAAAGTCGGCTGTAATGAGCTTCCTCGCCTCTCACCCTGGCGACATCGACCTCGTCTACCAAGTGGCTTCGATGGGAGCCGGAGTGTTTGCCGGATTTGCTGACTCTGGACGAGACCAGATGCCGTTGATCCTCGACAACCTCCCGACGGCGGCTTCGCTGGCGTGGTGGGAGCAAGGGCGCGCAGCCGGTTACGAGGGTCTTGCAATCCCGGGGACCGGAACCCAGTTCGGTGAAGCCCTTTGGGAAGTTGCCCTCCGCACAATGAAGGGCGAGGGCCCGAAGGTCAACCAGATCGCTCTGGAAACCCAGTTCATCACGGACGACAACATCGACGAGTACCTGGTGCCTGGCGCGACCACTACCTCCGCGGAGGAAACTGCAACGGTCGGTTCCCTACTTCCCGCGGAGTACCTCGATGGGTACTTCACCAGTCCCGGCAAGTAGGAACAGTCTCGGGGTGGGCCGCCGGCAGCTCCGGCCAAGGGCGGACCCCCCCCGGTCATCGGGGCGCAGTGCCCCAGAGAAGAAGAAAGAGAGCGAAAATGGACGCGAAACTCCGCGCTCCTGTAGCCCAAGCCAGCAGCCGCGACCCCAATCCCACACTGCTCGAGGTGCGATCACTGAGCAAACGCTTCGGGCCGACTATCGCGGTGCGTGAGGCATCATTCGATATCCGGGCGGGCGAGGTGCACGCCCTGGTCGGTGAAAACGGCTCGGGCAAGTCCACGCTCGTGAAGTTGCTCAGCGGCGTGCACACGCCGAACGCCGGCGAGGTAGTTGTTGACGGCAAGCGCTACCAGAGCTTCACCTCCCCACGGATGTCCCAGACTGCGGGGATCGTGACGGTGTTCCAGGAAGTGCTATCCGTGGGTAGCCGCACGGTGCTCGACAACCTGTGGCTCGGTGCCGATGGTTCGTTCACCACTATCGTGCGTAAAGGGGAGAAAATTGAGCGCGCCAAGAGGGTGCTCGACCAGCTGCTCGAACATCCGCCGCAGCTCGATACCCGGGTTGAGGATCTCTCGCTGAGCGACAGGCAGGTGTGCAGTATCGCGCGGGCGCTGCTGCGAAACCCTCGTGTCCTCATTCTGGACGAGGCGACGTCGGCGCTCGATTATGACAGCAGGTCGCGGCTCTTCCGTGTCGTTAAAAAATTGCGCGATGAGGGCGTCGGCATCATGCTCATTACGCACCGCATGGACGAGATTGAGGAAATCGGCGACCGGATCACGGTACTTCGTTCGGGCGCAACTGTGGGTACCGTTGACGACGAAAACTGGACGACTGATCAGTTGGTTTCGATGATGGCCGGCGACGACCACTTCGCGCCGACGGCCGCCCGCGTTGAGGGGCGCGAACACATACTGGACGCACCGGTTGTATTGGAAGTCCGCGGGCTAACACTTGCCCCTGGCCGCACACCCGTCAACACCCAGATCCGCGCCGGGGAACTTGTTGGCCTGGCCGGGCTCGAAGGGCAGGGCCAGGACGATTTCCTCAAATCACTGGCCGGTCTCGGCACAGCCGCCGGAGAAGTGGTGCGGAAGTACGAGGACCGTGGAGCGGCAATCTCGAACCACGAAACCGCCCACGCGGAGCGGATCGCCTATGTGCCCCGGGAGCGAAGGGGAGAGTCGCTGTTCGAATGGATGTCGATTCTGGACAACTTCTCCATACCAACGGTACGGGAGGACGTCAGGGGCGGATTCCTCAGCCCCCGCGCCGCCGCTGAACGGTTCAGTGACTATGTCTCCCGGCTGAGCATTAAGACCGGGAATACCTCGAACGCGATTACCACGCTCTCAGGAGGTAACCAGCAGAAGGTCATCATCGCCCGCTGGCTGGCCACAAAGCCTGACGTCCTGCTGTTGAACGACCCCACCCGCGGCATCGACATTAACGCCAAACGGGACCTTTACCGCCTGCTCGGCGAGCTGACCGCCGCGGGCATGGCCGTCGTGATGCTTTCCACGGAAGTTGATGAGCACATCGAGTTGATGGACCGGGTCCTCGTCTTCGACGATTTCGAATGCACCCGCGAATTCAGCCATGCAGAGGTGACCAGGCAGAAGCTGGTTGCCAGTTTCTTCGGAAAGGAGAGCCGCGATGAGCACGGTTCTAGATAGAAGCCGCAGTGGAACTGTCGTGCCAGCATCTCTGGGCGAGCGCGTACAGCTCTTCTTCCGGTTGCACCCCGCGGCGTTCGCAGCCATTATGGCTGCTGTGATGCTGGCGATAAACCTCGCCATGCAGCCGCAGTTCGGCCCGACACAGCAACTCGCCGCCTTTGCCCCGATGGCTCTCGCCGCCATGGCGACTGCGGCAGCAGTGGTCGGCGGCGGGATCGACCTCTCCATCAGTGCGCAGATGACGTTTTCATCGATCCTCCTGGTGGGGTACCTGACGCCTGCAGGGCTCGGCGGTTACATCGCCATTCCCATCCTGTTGGCGGCCGGGGCCATCCTTGGAACGCTTAACGGTCTGCTCGCCGTCGTTCTTCGACTTCCCCCGATCGTGGCCTCGCTGGCTTCGATGTTCATCCTCACCGGGATCAATCTCCGGATGGCCCCCACACCGGTGATCCTTTTTGACGGCTGGGTGTTGAACCTCGCCCGGCAGGTGTGGTTTATTCCCGGCGCGCTGCTGACCGTCGGCCTGCCACTCATCCTGTGGTCTGTTTTCGTGCGCTCAGCGTTCGGACGCAACCTCTACGCAGTCGGCGGCAATGATGCGACAGCCTTCTCTGCCGGGGTGAATGTCGGACTTATCCGCGTCACTTCATACGCGATCGGCGGTGTGATTGCCGCAATAGGCGGGATTGCACTGACCGCACTGGTTAGTTCTGCCGACGCATCAACCAGCTCCGCCTACGTCATCGGTGCCATTACAGCCATTGCGCTCGGCGGCATAATCATCACCGGCGGGCGGGGCGGCCTACTCGGCGCGGTAGCCGGTGCCGCTGTCATCTTCCTGGTCCAGAACATGCTCACACTGTTCAACGTGTCCCAGGTCTGGCTGAACCTCGTATTCGGGGCCCTGCTGTTGTTCGCTGTCATCACCGGCTCGATCATGGCCGCCCCGCGTAAGGAGAAGAAGCAATGAGTGCAATGACGGCAGACCCCGCCCGCGCTACGGATGACCGTCCCCGGACAGCCGAAGTCCTTACCCGCGCCCAAAGCCGCTTCCCGGTACTGCAAATTGCCATTACCGCGGCCGCTTTCCTGATCGGCGCGCTGACCTTGGACGGCTTCGCATCAGGCAACAGTGTGAAGTCGTTGCTGATCCTCGCGTCGCTCGTGGGTCTCGCGGGTATTGGCCAGACTCTGGCGATCCTCATCGGCGGTGTTGACCTGTCGGTGGCGAACTTCCTGGTTGTCGGGGCGGTGTTTGTAACGCAGCTCACCCAGATTTACGGCATCAGCTTTGCGTCCGCGCTGCTGCTGCTCATTCCGTTCACCGCCATCCTCGGTGGCTTTGTCGGATGGGTTTGTCACCGGTACAACGTGGAGCCGTTGGTCGTCACCCTGGCCATGGGCACCTTTGCCCTCGGACTCATGCAGATCCAGACGGAGGGCATGATCGCCGGCGGCGCCCCACAGTGGCTGATGGCACTGACCTCACTGCGTTCAACGACGTTCGGCCTGCCGTTCCCGCCCGTTGTAGCGATCTGGGCAGTGGTTACCATCGCTCTCGCAGTCTTCATCCACCGCACATCCGTGGGTCGGCGCATGCTGGCCGCGGGCGCGAACGGCAGGGCCGCTGGCCTGTCACTGATCAAGGTGCGGCGCATGTGGATTGTGGTGTTTGCCCTCAGCGCCGCCTTCGCCGGGCTTGCCGGCGTCGTGCTGGCGGCATTCTCCGGCACGGTAAATACCTCGATCGGCGGACCTTACCTATTCCAGAGCTTGGCCGCAGTCATCATCGGCGGCACGGTTTTCGGCGGACCAGGCGACTACACCCGCACGGTCATCGGCGCGCTGATGCTAACGGTCATCACAACGGTGCTGATCGGCCACGGCCTGGCGACCAGCGACCAGCAGATCCTGTACGGAGCCGTGATCCTAGTTGCGATGGCACTCTACGGCCGCGGACGGAAACTGAGCGACCGCATCTAACGCCCTGCGCAAGTCTTGGAGCCTGCACGGCTTCCGTGGAAATGAATCAATTAAGAGGAGAATGAAAATGCATCAGGCAGACCCCATCCAGTACTGGCAGGTACCCCATCTCGCAGCGCTCGACTATGACGCACTGCTGGATCTGTTCAAATCACTGGATTCCCCCGCGCCCGGAGAGGTCTCGGGCGAGTACGCCGGGATCGACTACCTCGGACAGACTGAAGAAACGTTCGAGGCGGCCCTCGGCCGGGTAAAGGCCGGCAACGGTGTGTTCTGGCTCGGCAAGGGTTTCCCCGGTGAAGAAGGCGATGGGGCCTCCGGCTACAACCGGCTGCGCCAGCCCGACGGGACAGTCGCACGGTGTGACCGGTTCGGGGTGCACCGCGGAACCTCGCCGATCGACGGCAAAGAAACATTGATGCTGAAGTATAGCGATTATGACAACGGGGCCGGAAGCATCGGCTTCCTCGATGAGATCCGTAAGGTAAACGACCGGCTGTTCCTGTGCACGGGCACCCCGGAGGAAGGAACAGCGAAACCGGGCTTCTTCTTCCTCGCCGGCCCTCCCGCCCCTTTCCGGGGCGTCGACGACCCCCAGTCCGAGCTCCTGCATGCCGGAGCTGAGGCCTGATGCGGGCCGTCATCGTTAATGCCGCCGGCGCCGGCTTCGCGGTAGAGGACATCGATCTGGCCGACCCGATGCCGAACGAAATCGTGGTTGAGGTCCGGGCCAGCGGACTTTGCCACAGCGACCTGTCGATTGCTGAGCAGGGCATGGGCTTTCCGATGCCGGCCTTGCTGGGACACGAAGTGGCCGGAGAAGTCGTCGAGGTCGGCGCGAGTGTGACCTCCACGAAGGTGGGCGACCGCGTGGTGATCTGCATGGTGGCAGGCTGCGGTGCCTGTCGCGAATGTAGGGCCGCCCGGCCCTACCGCTGCCAGCGCACAGCCAATCTGGAACGGAACCCGTCCCAGATGCCCCGGATCTCCCGCAACGGTGAGGCGCTGACACAGTTTATGGGCGTGGGCGGATTTGCCGAACGTATTCTCGTCCATGAGAACCTAGCGATCCCGCTCTCTGATGCCGTTCCCTACGACGTCGCCTGCTTGCTGGGCTGCGGAGTGGTTACGGGGGCGGGTGCCGCGATCAACACCGCCGGAATCCGGCCCGGGGACAC
Encoded proteins:
- a CDS encoding ABC transporter permease, which encodes MPASLGERVQLFFRLHPAAFAAIMAAVMLAINLAMQPQFGPTQQLAAFAPMALAAMATAAAVVGGGIDLSISAQMTFSSILLVGYLTPAGLGGYIAIPILLAAGAILGTLNGLLAVVLRLPPIVASLASMFILTGINLRMAPTPVILFDGWVLNLARQVWFIPGALLTVGLPLILWSVFVRSAFGRNLYAVGGNDATAFSAGVNVGLIRVTSYAIGGVIAAIGGIALTALVSSADASTSSAYVIGAITAIALGGIIITGGRGGLLGAVAGAAVIFLVQNMLTLFNVSQVWLNLVFGALLLFAVITGSIMAAPRKEKKQ
- a CDS encoding ABC transporter permease; its protein translation is MSAMTADPARATDDRPRTAEVLTRAQSRFPVLQIAITAAAFLIGALTLDGFASGNSVKSLLILASLVGLAGIGQTLAILIGGVDLSVANFLVVGAVFVTQLTQIYGISFASALLLLIPFTAILGGFVGWVCHRYNVEPLVVTLAMGTFALGLMQIQTEGMIAGGAPQWLMALTSLRSTTFGLPFPPVVAIWAVVTIALAVFIHRTSVGRRMLAAGANGRAAGLSLIKVRRMWIVVFALSAAFAGLAGVVLAAFSGTVNTSIGGPYLFQSLAAVIIGGTVFGGPGDYTRTVIGALMLTVITTVLIGHGLATSDQQILYGAVILVAMALYGRGRKLSDRI
- a CDS encoding zinc-binding dehydrogenase; this translates as MRAVIVNAAGAGFAVEDIDLADPMPNEIVVEVRASGLCHSDLSIAEQGMGFPMPALLGHEVAGEVVEVGASVTSTKVGDRVVICMVAGCGACRECRAARPYRCQRTANLERNPSQMPRISRNGEALTQFMGVGGFAERILVHENLAIPLSDAVPYDVACLLGCGVVTGAGAAINTAGIRPGDTVAVLGCGGVGLNTIQGAALAGASRIIAVDLQPAKLDLAKKFGATDVVNAGDGDAVEAVRELTGGGVDFAFEVIGMQPTAEQAVRMLAVGGSALLIGVQKPGNRLDLDLFGEIVLPQRRIIGVAMGSTNPHLDIPMFAELYLQGRFNLDDLVSDRITLGEIDRSYQLLAGGAVARAVVTKF
- a CDS encoding substrate-binding domain-containing protein; its protein translation is MTNLSQTDPKHARRLRGGLMMALAMPAVLALSACGGGGSSSAGGSAEAAGTQTEVACGEVPVVEPNDPEGLLKDMPEQVSAAFNGWPDKVEASAWADLESKVAEGPINVGYLQQDSGSPVAAALAAEIRRQAEESKAAGEIAELLVETPGGAGGEVTAADQVRAFEQLVRKGADIIIAQPLSGEALVGAVNAAGEKGVPTVTFTGYVASPYALNISPNGFDAVAQHVARGAEMIGGEGNMLIVQGIEGMTVNTTSVETAMKVVEPCEGIEVVGSPSGEFSDPGAKSAVMSFLASHPGDIDLVYQVASMGAGVFAGFADSGRDQMPLILDNLPTAASLAWWEQGRAAGYEGLAIPGTGTQFGEALWEVALRTMKGEGPKVNQIALETQFITDDNIDEYLVPGATTTSAEETATVGSLLPAEYLDGYFTSPGK
- a CDS encoding sugar ABC transporter ATP-binding protein; this encodes MDAKLRAPVAQASSRDPNPTLLEVRSLSKRFGPTIAVREASFDIRAGEVHALVGENGSGKSTLVKLLSGVHTPNAGEVVVDGKRYQSFTSPRMSQTAGIVTVFQEVLSVGSRTVLDNLWLGADGSFTTIVRKGEKIERAKRVLDQLLEHPPQLDTRVEDLSLSDRQVCSIARALLRNPRVLILDEATSALDYDSRSRLFRVVKKLRDEGVGIMLITHRMDEIEEIGDRITVLRSGATVGTVDDENWTTDQLVSMMAGDDHFAPTAARVEGREHILDAPVVLEVRGLTLAPGRTPVNTQIRAGELVGLAGLEGQGQDDFLKSLAGLGTAAGEVVRKYEDRGAAISNHETAHAERIAYVPRERRGESLFEWMSILDNFSIPTVREDVRGGFLSPRAAAERFSDYVSRLSIKTGNTSNAITTLSGGNQQKVIIARWLATKPDVLLLNDPTRGIDINAKRDLYRLLGELTAAGMAVVMLSTEVDEHIELMDRVLVFDDFECTREFSHAEVTRQKLVASFFGKESRDEHGSR